A part of Citrifermentans bremense genomic DNA contains:
- a CDS encoding cation-translocating P-type ATPase codes for MSAPEGSKQQPWHLVEVEAVLAALASRPGGLSSAEAHTRLERHGPNELTSARRISPWSVFLEQFKNVLILILLVSAGLSAFLGHAVEAVAIAVIVLFAALLGFLQEYRAEKAIEALREMAAPEAAVLRDGKEQRVPARDLVPGDLVLLHAGDRVPADLRLVEIHNLKLEESALTGESVAVEKNPGALGDPALSLSERSNMAYAGTAASYGRGSGVVVATGMETEFGKIAGMIAGIESGRTPLQENLDRVGRHLAKAALVGVAAIVAAGFLRGEPFVQMLVFGIALGVAVVPEALPAVVTISLALGVQRMVKRHALMRRLAAVETLGSTTVICSDKTGTLTRDEMTVRSCFAGGESFDFSGAGYQPQGEVSRNGAAVEPTPALKLLLRGAALACDARIEQEEGGRFAVQGDATEGALVVAAAKAGLEKAVLEERYPRVDEIPFTSESKRMTTLHRDGEAVVAFAKGAPEVILASCDFELCADGERPLGKEARERIGAVSRAMAESALRVLAVARKKDTDKDGAEHGMTFLGLVGMIDPPRPEAAEAIRTCGRAGIRPVMITGDHPVTASAVARELGLLTEGRAVSGAELEAMDEAQLEQIVESIQVYARVAPAHKLRVVTALQKKGHVVAMTGDGVNDAPALKKADIGIAMGITGTAVSKEAAAMILTDDNFASIVAAVEEGRGIYDNIKKYLMYLLSSNAGEIGLMAGAMLLGLPLPLSAVQILYVNLATDGLPALALAVDPAEKDLMLRPPRDSSRGIFTRPVLTLILVGGAWSTLVNLALFSWARASGCGDREAMTLTFVSLVLIQFFKAYNFRSDRHSVLRSPFANRWLNRAVVWELLLLLLVVYLPPLQHPFGTFALTGREWLLIALAAGTIFPVLEFCKWLERRGAFGKME; via the coding sequence ATGAGCGCGCCAGAAGGGAGCAAGCAGCAGCCCTGGCACCTTGTGGAAGTCGAGGCTGTCCTGGCCGCTTTAGCCTCAAGGCCCGGGGGGCTGTCCAGCGCGGAGGCGCACACCCGGCTTGAGCGGCATGGCCCGAACGAGCTGACCTCCGCGCGCCGCATCTCCCCCTGGTCCGTGTTCCTAGAGCAGTTCAAGAACGTGCTGATCCTGATCCTGCTGGTCTCCGCCGGGCTCTCCGCCTTTCTCGGGCACGCGGTCGAGGCTGTGGCCATCGCGGTGATCGTCCTTTTCGCGGCGCTCCTCGGCTTTCTCCAGGAGTACCGCGCCGAGAAGGCCATCGAGGCGCTGCGCGAGATGGCGGCCCCGGAAGCGGCCGTACTGCGGGACGGCAAGGAACAGCGGGTGCCGGCGCGCGACCTGGTCCCCGGAGACCTGGTGCTTCTGCACGCAGGCGACCGGGTCCCCGCCGATCTAAGGCTCGTCGAGATCCACAACCTGAAACTTGAGGAGTCAGCTCTCACCGGGGAATCGGTAGCTGTGGAGAAGAACCCGGGTGCCCTCGGCGACCCAGCGCTTTCTCTTAGCGAGCGGAGCAACATGGCCTATGCCGGGACCGCGGCAAGCTACGGCCGCGGCAGCGGGGTTGTGGTTGCGACCGGCATGGAGACCGAGTTCGGCAAAATCGCCGGGATGATAGCGGGCATCGAATCGGGCCGGACCCCCTTGCAGGAGAATCTGGACCGGGTGGGAAGACATCTGGCCAAGGCCGCCCTGGTGGGGGTTGCTGCTATCGTTGCCGCCGGATTTCTGCGCGGCGAGCCATTCGTGCAGATGCTGGTTTTCGGCATCGCCCTGGGGGTCGCCGTCGTTCCCGAGGCGCTTCCTGCCGTGGTCACCATCTCGCTCGCCTTGGGCGTGCAGCGCATGGTGAAGCGCCATGCGCTGATGCGGCGTCTGGCCGCGGTCGAAACGCTTGGGAGCACCACGGTCATCTGCTCGGACAAGACCGGGACCCTGACCCGCGACGAGATGACCGTCCGGAGCTGCTTCGCAGGGGGGGAGTCTTTCGACTTTTCCGGGGCCGGTTACCAGCCGCAGGGGGAGGTGAGCCGAAACGGGGCGGCCGTCGAGCCTACACCGGCGCTGAAACTCCTTTTGCGTGGGGCGGCGCTTGCCTGCGACGCGCGTATAGAGCAGGAAGAAGGGGGGCGCTTCGCGGTCCAGGGGGACGCCACCGAAGGGGCGCTGGTCGTCGCCGCCGCCAAGGCGGGACTGGAGAAGGCGGTCCTGGAGGAGCGCTACCCGCGGGTGGACGAGATACCCTTCACCTCCGAGAGCAAGCGGATGACCACGCTGCACCGCGACGGCGAGGCGGTTGTCGCTTTTGCCAAGGGGGCGCCGGAGGTGATCCTCGCCTCCTGCGACTTCGAGCTCTGCGCCGATGGTGAGCGCCCGCTGGGAAAAGAGGCCAGGGAGCGGATAGGCGCGGTCTCCCGGGCCATGGCCGAGTCCGCGCTCCGGGTACTGGCCGTTGCCCGCAAGAAGGATACGGACAAAGACGGAGCTGAGCACGGGATGACCTTCCTGGGGCTCGTGGGGATGATCGACCCGCCAAGACCCGAGGCTGCCGAGGCTATCCGCACCTGCGGCCGGGCCGGGATTAGGCCCGTCATGATCACCGGGGACCACCCGGTCACCGCCTCGGCCGTGGCCCGTGAACTCGGCCTTCTCACCGAAGGGCGGGCGGTCAGCGGTGCAGAGCTCGAGGCGATGGACGAGGCGCAGTTAGAGCAGATAGTGGAGTCGATCCAGGTCTACGCCCGGGTGGCCCCGGCCCACAAGCTGCGGGTGGTCACCGCGCTGCAGAAAAAGGGGCACGTCGTCGCCATGACCGGTGACGGCGTCAACGACGCCCCGGCGCTGAAAAAGGCGGACATCGGCATCGCCATGGGGATCACGGGGACGGCGGTCAGCAAGGAGGCCGCGGCGATGATCCTCACCGACGACAACTTCGCCTCCATCGTGGCCGCGGTGGAAGAGGGAAGGGGGATCTACGACAACATCAAGAAATACCTGATGTACCTCCTCTCCTCGAACGCGGGGGAGATCGGCCTCATGGCCGGTGCCATGCTCCTTGGGCTCCCCCTCCCTCTGAGCGCGGTGCAGATACTATACGTGAACCTCGCCACCGACGGCCTCCCGGCGCTCGCGCTAGCCGTAGACCCGGCCGAGAAGGACCTGATGCTGCGCCCGCCGCGCGACTCGTCCCGGGGGATCTTCACCCGCCCGGTGCTGACCCTGATCCTCGTCGGGGGGGCCTGGTCGACGCTGGTGAACCTCGCCCTTTTTTCCTGGGCGCGGGCATCCGGTTGCGGCGACCGCGAGGCGATGACGCTCACCTTCGTCTCGCTGGTACTGATCCAGTTTTTCAAGGCGTATAACTTCCGTTCCGACCGGCATTCGGTGCTGCGCAGCCCCTTCGCGAACCGCTGGTTGAACCGGGCCGTCGTCTGGGAGTTGCTGCTTTTGCTGCTTGTGGTTTACCTCCCCCCCCTGCAGCACCCCTTCGGCACCTTCGCCCTGACGGGGCGGGAATGGCTCCTCATCGCCCTCGCCGCCGGGACCATTTTCCCGGTACTGGAATTCTGCAAATGGCTTGAGCGGCGCGGCGCCTTCGGGAAGATGGAGTAG
- a CDS encoding DUF3124 domain-containing protein encodes MLFHRRNLRHWLPLVLFLCLLCPAAALASGEVRLSRGQSVYVPVYSNVFSGPRNLPFQLAATLGIRNTDPAASLSITSIDYYDTKGKLIRRYLDRPAPLGPLATRYVHLEEKDEAGGFGANFIVRWRTDRVINAPVIECVMIGATSGQGISFVSPGQEIREGNR; translated from the coding sequence ATGCTTTTTCACCGTCGAAATCTTCGTCACTGGCTCCCGCTTGTCCTGTTCCTTTGCCTTTTGTGCCCCGCCGCGGCGCTCGCTTCCGGCGAGGTACGGCTGTCCCGGGGGCAGAGCGTCTACGTACCGGTGTACTCGAACGTGTTCAGCGGTCCGCGCAACCTTCCCTTCCAGTTGGCCGCGACGCTCGGGATCAGGAATACCGATCCCGCAGCCTCCCTGAGCATCACCTCCATCGACTATTACGACACCAAAGGGAAGCTGATCCGGCGCTACCTCGACAGGCCGGCTCCCCTGGGCCCGCTGGCAACGCGCTACGTGCACCTGGAGGAAAAGGACGAGGCTGGCGGCTTTGGCGCCAACTTCATCGTCAGGTGGCGTACCGACCGCGTCATCAACGCCCCCGTCATCGAATGCGTCATGATCGGCGCCACCTCCGGCCAGGGGATCTCCTTCGTAAGCCCCGGACAGGAGATCCGCGAAGGGAACAGGTGA
- a CDS encoding cation:proton antiporter domain-containing protein, whose amino-acid sequence MHEMTLLINIAVALVAAFFGGLAARRLALPPIIGYMLAGIAIGPSTPGFVGDLNTISQLAEMGVIFLMFGVGLHFSLGDLWRVRNVAIPGALGQMLLATLLGVALARLWGWSTASGLVLGFSISIASTVVLLRGLMDNGLLNTPHGQAAVGWLVLEDLATVFILIVMPSLAATGAGFDWLNLGATLLKAGLFVLLLMFVGQKLIPWLLLTIAHTKSRELFILATLALALGTALGAAQLFGVSLALGAFMAGILVGRSPLSHQVGADLLPFREAFSVLFFVSIGMLVNPGYLVDNIGSVLVLAVLIMIGKPAITMLMGLIFPWPARTALVVSAGLSQIGEFSFILGQAGMSLNFINRDQYSLILAGALCSITLNPAMFRLILPAERWLQGHPALWRALNRHGTAPPAVEESIADHVVIVGFGQVGRYIVTVLGQMRIPHLVVETDAARVEELARLKVPTLFGDAANSEVLEHAGLNRARTMVVTVPEEAAAEMIVSATRSLAPSLPIIVRAATDHGVQRLADLGAQHIVHPQMEGGLEIVRHTLLQLGFPMREVYRYADAVRRERYDSGRDGVTDHRVLNELIGAVNSIEITWITLSPGNALAGRTLEDAAVRSRTGASVVALQRDRNLIANPNSSTVLMPGDRVGLIGESEQLEAAEKLFTSGGVTL is encoded by the coding sequence ATGCACGAGATGACGCTTTTGATCAACATAGCGGTGGCGCTGGTGGCGGCTTTCTTCGGTGGCCTTGCGGCCAGGCGGCTTGCCCTTCCTCCCATCATCGGCTACATGCTGGCCGGAATAGCCATCGGCCCCTCCACCCCCGGCTTTGTCGGCGATCTCAATACGATCAGCCAGCTGGCCGAGATGGGGGTGATCTTCCTCATGTTCGGCGTGGGGCTGCACTTCTCGCTGGGGGACCTCTGGAGGGTGCGCAACGTCGCCATTCCGGGCGCCCTGGGGCAGATGCTTCTGGCCACCCTGCTGGGAGTGGCGCTGGCGCGGCTTTGGGGCTGGTCCACGGCCAGCGGACTCGTGCTCGGCTTCTCGATTTCCATAGCCAGCACAGTCGTCCTTTTGCGCGGGCTCATGGACAACGGCCTGCTGAACACCCCGCATGGTCAGGCGGCGGTTGGGTGGCTGGTCCTCGAAGACCTGGCGACGGTCTTCATCCTCATCGTCATGCCTTCGTTGGCCGCCACGGGAGCGGGATTTGACTGGCTGAACCTCGGGGCGACGCTCTTAAAGGCGGGGCTGTTCGTGCTGCTGCTCATGTTCGTGGGGCAGAAGCTGATCCCCTGGCTGCTGTTGACCATCGCCCACACGAAGTCCCGCGAGCTCTTCATCCTCGCGACCCTGGCACTGGCGCTGGGCACCGCGCTCGGCGCCGCACAACTCTTCGGGGTGTCGCTCGCGCTCGGCGCCTTCATGGCCGGCATTCTCGTCGGGCGCTCTCCGCTCAGTCACCAGGTCGGCGCCGATCTGCTCCCGTTTCGGGAGGCCTTTTCCGTCTTGTTCTTCGTCTCCATCGGCATGCTGGTGAACCCGGGATACCTGGTGGACAACATCGGCTCCGTCCTGGTATTGGCGGTCCTGATCATGATCGGGAAACCCGCGATCACCATGCTCATGGGGCTGATCTTCCCCTGGCCCGCCCGTACCGCCCTCGTGGTCTCGGCAGGTCTGAGTCAGATCGGGGAGTTTTCCTTCATCCTGGGACAGGCGGGGATGTCCCTCAATTTCATAAACCGCGACCAGTATTCCCTGATCCTCGCCGGCGCCTTGTGCTCCATCACGCTGAACCCCGCCATGTTCCGCCTGATCCTCCCCGCCGAGCGCTGGCTGCAGGGGCATCCCGCCCTGTGGCGTGCGCTGAACCGTCACGGGACGGCGCCACCCGCTGTCGAGGAATCCATAGCCGATCACGTGGTCATCGTCGGTTTCGGCCAGGTCGGCCGCTACATCGTGACCGTGCTTGGGCAGATGCGGATCCCGCATCTGGTGGTGGAAACTGACGCCGCCCGTGTCGAGGAACTGGCACGGTTGAAGGTTCCCACCCTCTTCGGGGATGCCGCAAACTCGGAGGTCCTCGAGCATGCAGGCCTAAACCGGGCACGTACCATGGTGGTAACGGTCCCCGAGGAAGCCGCCGCTGAAATGATCGTCTCGGCCACCCGCAGCCTGGCCCCGTCCCTGCCGATCATCGTCCGTGCGGCCACCGACCACGGGGTGCAGCGGCTGGCCGACCTCGGCGCCCAGCACATCGTCCACCCCCAGATGGAGGGAGGGCTGGAGATTGTTCGTCACACCTTGCTGCAGCTGGGGTTCCCCATGCGGGAGGTCTACCGGTACGCCGACGCGGTGCGCCGGGAACGCTACGACTCCGGACGCGATGGGGTGACGGACCACCGGGTGCTGAACGAGCTCATCGGGGCGGTCAACAGCATCGAAATCACCTGGATCACCCTTTCCCCCGGGAATGCCCTGGCGGGCCGTACCTTGGAGGATGCGGCCGTACGCTCCAGAACGGGTGCCTCCGTCGTCGCACTCCAGCGCGATCGCAACCTTATTGCCAATCCAAACTCTTCGACCGTTCTCATGCCGGGGGACCGGGTGGGGCTCATAGGGGAATCGGAACAGCTTGAGGCTGCGGAAAAACTGTTTACTTCAGGCGGCGTTACTCTTTAA
- a CDS encoding sigma-54-dependent transcriptional regulator: MYNGRVIICDDEVEILRYLSKILTAKGLDLEVFSSGTSLMSYLENRGVDAADLLLLDVRMPDLDGLEILQRVKKMNLEVPVVMMTAYASINSAIEAMKLGAYDYVTKPFPKEKIFGILEKVLERKELLKENSALKDELGIPSPSTPLIFSSESFRRVHDMAMLVAQSESNVVILGESGTGKELVASLIHNNSPRAKERFLTINCAALSDTLLESQLFGHVRGAFTGAVNAQKGLLDAANHGTLFLDEVGDMSPAIQAKLLRVLQEGDFIPVGDTRARSVDIRFVAATNKDLEEEVRQKRFREDLYFRLNVISLHLPPLRERGEDIELLARHFLTKYAARMKREITAFTKEAMQLLTSYNWPGNIRELENAIERAAILTRGHTITAETLPVWRNPQPAEAKTGVNRLVSLETVEREHILHVLKACGNNKSRAAKILEIARRTLDRKIEEYGLDDGGSR, translated from the coding sequence ATGTACAACGGCAGGGTCATCATTTGCGACGACGAGGTCGAGATTCTCAGGTATCTGAGCAAGATACTGACAGCAAAGGGGCTCGATCTGGAGGTCTTCAGCTCCGGCACGTCGCTGATGAGCTACCTGGAGAACCGCGGTGTCGACGCCGCGGACCTTTTGCTGCTCGACGTCAGGATGCCGGACCTGGACGGCCTGGAGATACTGCAGCGGGTGAAGAAGATGAACCTCGAGGTCCCGGTGGTGATGATGACCGCCTACGCCTCGATCAACTCGGCGATAGAGGCCATGAAGCTCGGCGCCTACGACTACGTCACGAAGCCCTTCCCCAAGGAGAAGATCTTCGGGATCCTGGAGAAGGTCCTGGAGCGCAAGGAACTCCTCAAGGAGAACTCCGCGCTCAAGGACGAACTGGGAATCCCCTCACCTTCCACGCCGCTCATCTTCTCCTCCGAGAGCTTCAGGCGCGTCCACGACATGGCGATGCTGGTGGCGCAAAGCGAGTCCAACGTGGTGATCCTGGGCGAGTCCGGCACCGGCAAGGAGCTCGTGGCGAGCCTGATCCACAACAACAGCCCGAGGGCCAAGGAGCGCTTTCTCACTATCAACTGCGCCGCGCTCTCCGACACGCTTTTGGAAAGCCAGCTCTTCGGCCACGTGCGCGGCGCCTTCACCGGCGCCGTAAACGCCCAGAAGGGGCTTCTCGACGCGGCCAACCACGGCACCCTGTTCCTGGACGAGGTGGGGGACATGAGCCCGGCCATCCAGGCGAAGCTTCTGCGCGTATTGCAGGAGGGGGATTTTATTCCAGTGGGCGACACCAGGGCGAGAAGCGTCGACATCAGGTTCGTGGCGGCGACCAACAAGGACCTGGAGGAGGAGGTGCGCCAGAAGCGCTTCCGGGAGGACCTATACTTCCGCCTAAACGTGATCTCCCTGCACCTGCCGCCGCTTAGGGAGCGCGGCGAGGACATCGAGCTCTTGGCCCGGCACTTCCTGACCAAGTACGCGGCCCGCATGAAGCGCGAGATCACCGCCTTCACCAAGGAGGCGATGCAGCTGCTCACCTCCTACAACTGGCCCGGCAACATCCGCGAGCTGGAAAACGCCATCGAGCGCGCCGCCATCCTCACCCGCGGCCACACCATCACCGCCGAGACCCTCCCGGTCTGGCGCAACCCCCAGCCTGCCGAGGCGAAAACGGGGGTGAACCGCCTGGTCTCGCTGGAGACGGTGGAGCGCGAGCACATCCTTCACGTCCTCAAGGCTTGCGGCAACAACAAAAGCCGAGCGGCCAAGATCCTCGAGATCGCCCGGCGCACGCTGGACCGCAAGATCGAGGAATACGGCCTGGACGACGGGGGCTCCCGCTGA
- a CDS encoding cache domain-containing protein, with translation MLKRFPIKAKLTFGALAPLFVAFFICSLAGLYIINDKIASQAQEKVRTDLNSAREVYRNELDRIREMIDLTATNPYNSSSIVAGDPEIQALLRQRLYKKRLDILTAVDAKGRVLYRAHTPSLAGDLQKSYFVQQALKGVAVTGTALMGEQELAREGVALADRATIPLVSTPHARPRSDTVEKTGMVMVAAAPLRNHAGQVIGALYGAVLLNNNNALVDKIKQIVYEGVQFNGTDVGSATIFLGDARIATNVRVSNGARAIGTRVSEEVYQRVIVEKKKWIRRAFVVNDWYFTAYEPILDLQGKAIGSLYVGMLEKPYTHMQKSVNSILYMVLFVTSLIGLAVSGFIATLLARPIKELEKLAHRVARGERNLQMEVHTKDEVGDLADAFNLMTKALSRQEAEIGLLHRALELKVEERTAQLSDKNRLLLQTQADLARAEKLADLGIVAAGVAHEINTPLAIIRGNAEVLEMCLPPDHPNHEEVEIISMQTERMAKIVGNLLTFARQKSLNQREFLVHEILDDIVAQIRHQVPMDAISVQWEYDMNLGPVTGDTDQLRQVFSNIILNAVQAMLPEGGTLRLTTRPHGPGNGCEVEIRDTGKGIPPEHLEKIFTPFFTTRDSGTGLGLSVSYGIVRDHGGDIQVSSTPGAGTCFKIVLPGETETGQQAQEKSEDI, from the coding sequence ATGCTCAAGCGCTTCCCGATCAAGGCCAAGCTCACCTTCGGGGCGCTGGCTCCGCTTTTCGTCGCTTTCTTCATCTGCTCCCTGGCAGGCCTTTACATCATCAACGACAAGATCGCGAGCCAGGCGCAGGAAAAGGTGCGCACCGACCTCAACTCTGCGCGCGAGGTGTACCGCAACGAGCTGGACCGGATCCGGGAGATGATCGACCTCACCGCGACCAACCCCTACAACTCCTCCTCCATCGTCGCCGGGGATCCCGAGATCCAGGCGCTTTTACGCCAGCGGCTCTACAAGAAACGGCTGGACATCCTGACGGCCGTGGACGCCAAAGGGCGGGTATTGTACCGCGCCCACACGCCGAGCCTTGCCGGCGACCTGCAAAAGAGCTACTTCGTACAGCAGGCGCTCAAGGGTGTGGCCGTGACGGGAACGGCACTCATGGGGGAGCAGGAACTGGCCCGCGAGGGGGTAGCGCTTGCCGACCGCGCCACCATTCCGCTGGTCTCGACGCCGCATGCCCGTCCTCGCAGTGACACGGTTGAGAAAACCGGGATGGTTATGGTCGCGGCCGCCCCCCTGAGAAACCATGCCGGGCAGGTGATCGGTGCTCTGTACGGCGCGGTCCTGCTCAACAACAACAACGCCCTGGTCGACAAGATCAAGCAGATCGTTTACGAAGGGGTGCAGTTCAACGGCACCGACGTGGGGAGCGCCACCATCTTTCTGGGCGACGCCCGTATCGCTACCAACGTGCGCGTGAGTAACGGCGCCCGGGCCATCGGGACCCGGGTCTCCGAAGAGGTGTACCAGCGGGTAATCGTGGAGAAAAAGAAGTGGATCCGGCGCGCCTTCGTGGTGAACGACTGGTACTTCACCGCCTACGAGCCGATCCTGGACCTGCAGGGTAAGGCGATCGGCTCGCTCTACGTGGGGATGCTGGAGAAGCCTTACACCCACATGCAAAAGAGCGTCAACTCGATCCTGTACATGGTGCTCTTCGTCACTTCGCTGATCGGTTTGGCCGTCTCAGGTTTCATCGCCACGCTTCTCGCCCGTCCCATCAAGGAACTGGAGAAGCTCGCGCACCGGGTGGCGCGCGGCGAGCGCAACCTGCAGATGGAGGTGCACACAAAGGATGAGGTCGGGGATCTTGCCGACGCCTTCAACCTGATGACCAAGGCGCTGAGCCGCCAGGAGGCGGAAATCGGCCTCTTGCACCGTGCGCTGGAGCTGAAGGTGGAGGAGCGGACGGCTCAACTCTCCGACAAGAACCGCCTGCTTTTGCAGACCCAGGCCGACCTGGCCCGCGCAGAGAAGCTCGCCGACCTCGGCATCGTCGCCGCCGGCGTGGCCCACGAGATCAACACCCCGCTCGCCATCATACGCGGCAACGCCGAGGTCCTGGAGATGTGCCTCCCCCCCGACCACCCCAACCACGAGGAGGTCGAGATCATCAGCATGCAGACCGAGCGCATGGCGAAGATCGTCGGCAACCTGCTTACTTTCGCGCGCCAGAAGTCGCTGAACCAAAGGGAGTTCCTGGTGCACGAGATCCTGGACGACATCGTGGCCCAAATCCGGCACCAGGTTCCCATGGACGCCATCTCGGTGCAGTGGGAATACGACATGAACCTCGGCCCCGTCACCGGTGATACCGACCAGTTGAGGCAGGTCTTCAGCAACATCATCCTGAACGCGGTGCAGGCGATGCTTCCCGAAGGGGGGACGCTAAGGCTCACCACCCGCCCGCACGGCCCCGGCAACGGCTGCGAGGTGGAAATCCGCGACACCGGCAAGGGTATCCCCCCCGAGCACCTGGAAAAGATCTTCACGCCGTTTTTCACCACCAGGGACAGCGGCACCGGGCTCGGCCTCTCCGTTTCCTACGGCATCGTCAGGGACCACGGCGGCGACATTCAGGTTTCCAGCACGCCGGGTGCCGGCACCTGCTTCAAGATCGTGCTGCCGGGGGAAACAGAAACTGGACAGCAAGCGCAGGAAAAAAGCGAAGATATTTAA
- a CDS encoding bacteriohemerythrin has protein sequence MSMQWSSDLATGVAEIDNQHKEIFSRFDRLFKACSEGKGKEEVLRLLLFLQEYVKEHFSAEERLQLRSAYPEYAEHKAQHTSFIAEVERLAREFAAEGATLPLVIKTNKALSSWLLQHISKTDMAFAGYLRSEA, from the coding sequence ATGAGTATGCAGTGGAGCAGCGACCTCGCGACAGGGGTGGCGGAGATAGATAACCAGCACAAGGAGATCTTCAGCAGGTTCGACCGGCTCTTCAAAGCCTGCAGCGAGGGAAAGGGAAAGGAAGAGGTGCTGCGGCTGCTTTTATTCCTGCAGGAGTACGTGAAGGAGCACTTTTCCGCCGAGGAGAGACTGCAACTGCGCTCGGCCTACCCCGAGTACGCCGAGCACAAGGCGCAGCATACGAGCTTCATCGCGGAGGTGGAGCGCCTGGCGCGCGAATTCGCAGCGGAGGGGGCGACGCTGCCGCTGGTGATCAAGACCAACAAGGCCCTCTCCTCGTGGCTTTTGCAGCATATCAGCAAGACTGACATGGCTTTTGCCGGGTACCTGCGCTCCGAAGCCTGA
- a CDS encoding response regulator: MKRRVLIVDDVEDIRVMLRHMIEKEGHTIVAEATNGIEAVEKFREHHPDVTIMDIDMPFKTGVEAAREIRELAQSSRIVFCSGGFSKHETPPAELRTGPSSLLRKPFLPSQLYQELCAC, encoded by the coding sequence ATGAAGAGAAGGGTCTTGATTGTGGACGATGTAGAGGACATCAGGGTGATGCTCCGTCACATGATCGAGAAAGAAGGGCACACCATCGTTGCCGAGGCCACTAACGGGATCGAGGCAGTGGAGAAGTTCCGGGAGCACCACCCGGACGTAACCATCATGGACATCGACATGCCCTTCAAGACCGGGGTGGAGGCGGCAAGAGAAATCCGCGAGTTGGCACAGTCGTCCCGTATCGTCTTTTGCAGCGGCGGGTTCTCGAAGCACGAAACCCCTCCGGCTGAGTTGCGTACCGGCCCCAGCAGCCTGCTGCGAAAACCGTTTCTGCCGTCACAGTTGTACCAGGAGTTGTGTGCCTGCTAA
- a CDS encoding putative signal transducing protein produces the protein MVRFYNPKDEADLARVEAILRKGGIEYFLSEAKEGAAREIEVAEEDVPKAEELLQEKESA, from the coding sequence ATGGTGAGGTTCTACAACCCTAAGGACGAAGCAGATCTGGCACGGGTCGAGGCGATTCTCAGGAAGGGTGGTATCGAGTATTTCCTCAGTGAAGCCAAGGAAGGCGCCGCCAGGGAAATAGAGGTGGCGGAAGAGGATGTTCCTAAGGCAGAGGAGCTGTTGCAGGAAAAAGAGAGCGCATGA
- a CDS encoding pyridoxamine 5'-phosphate oxidase family protein: MIPSVAARYDFRHPSRRIPIRVRWHRRLVRIGKRRYVYMINEEIRQFVDRVGHAFVATADATGNPHLAAGRGISILEPDRLVFESWFCQTSLKNLKENEKVAVAIADPVTGNGFQFLGRVEKTVDTAVLDGYAPELEPAGLPQVQWRLEIRVEKVMAFTADAHSDRPLG; this comes from the coding sequence TTGATCCCATCAGTCGCCGCACGTTACGACTTCCGGCACCCTTCCCGCAGGATCCCGATCCGGGTCCGGTGGCACAGACGGTTGGTCCGCATCGGAAAAAGGAGGTACGTCTACATGATCAACGAGGAGATCAGGCAGTTCGTAGATAGGGTAGGCCATGCCTTTGTAGCCACCGCCGATGCCACAGGCAATCCCCACCTGGCGGCGGGGAGGGGGATCTCGATCCTGGAGCCGGACAGACTCGTCTTCGAGTCGTGGTTTTGCCAGACCAGCCTGAAGAACCTGAAGGAAAACGAAAAGGTGGCGGTCGCCATCGCCGATCCGGTTACGGGAAACGGGTTCCAGTTCCTGGGGCGGGTGGAAAAGACGGTCGACACGGCAGTGCTCGACGGCTATGCGCCGGAACTCGAGCCGGCCGGCCTGCCTCAGGTGCAGTGGCGGCTTGAGATAAGGGTGGAGAAAGTGATGGCCTTCACGGCCGACGCCCACTCGGATCGTCCCCTGGGTTAA